A region of the Candidatus Binataceae bacterium genome:
ATATGCGGCCCGGCGAGGAAAAATTCGCCAATGCGGATTTGCTCGGGACGATGACGCTGACGGGACGCGGCGAGGAGCTGCGGGCGAGGGTCAAGGCGCTCGAAGCGGCGGGCGTCAAGCAGATCGCGATCCAGGTGGTGCCGCCCTTCGGACGCGAGATGATCGAGGATTTCAGCCGCGAAGTGATCGCCAAGTACCGCGCGTGAGCAGGCCGCTCGAAGGACTGCGGGTTATCGAGGTTGCGCAGATTTACGCGGGGCCCTACTGCGGCCTCCAGCTTGCGCATTTCGGCGCCGAGGTGATCAAGATCGAGCCGCCGGGCGAGGGCGAATTTCTGCGGATGCGTCCGCCGAATGCGCACGGCGCCAACGCGGGTTTCCTGATGCTCAACCCGGGTAAGAAGTCGGTGACGCTGAATCTCAAAGCGCCGCGCGGACGCGAACTGCTGCTCCGTCTGCTCGCCGGCGCGGATGTGCTCGTCGAGAACTACGCGGCAGGCGTCCTTGAGCGGCTGGGCTTCAGCTACGACGATCTGGCGGCGCGGTTTCCGCGGCTGATCTATGCGTCGTGCAAGGGCTACGGCGCCGACAGCCGCTGGGCGAACCTTGGTGCGATGGACTTCACCGTGCAGGCAGCGTCGGGGATCATCGATATGACCGGATACGCCGATCGGCCGGGCGTCCGCGCGACGGCGGCGCTGATCGATACCAGCGCGGGGATGCATCTGGTGGCCGGCATCATGGCCGCGCTGATTGAGCGCGGACGCAGCAGCCGCGGCCGCAAGGTCGAAGTCGCGATGCTCGATGTCTGCGTACCGGCGGTCAACGGCATGATCGCCAGCGCGCTCGATGGGAATCCGCTGCCGCGCCTGGCGAATCGGCATCCGAGCGCGTGCCCGTCGAATACCTACGCGGCCGCGGACGGCGAAATCCTGATCTACTGCCTGACCGAAGATCATTGGCGGCGCTTTGCCCGCCTGATGGACCGCGCGGATCTGCTCGATGAACCGCGCTACTGTGACCACCAGGGGCGCTACCAGATTATCGACGAAGTCGATGAGCTCGTCGGCGCCTGGGTGGCGCCGCGCAAACGTGACGAGCTGGTCGATCTTCTGATCGAGCACGGTATCCCGTGCGCGCCGGTCCGGACGATCACCGAGGTCGCGACCGATGAAGAACTCAAGTTGCGCGGTCTTTTGCGCATCGGCGAGTTTGCCGGTCACGGCGAAGTCAATGTGCTCGGGTCGGCGATCAAGCTGTCGGGTGAGGCCGGGGCAAGCGACAAACTGAGAGTGCCGGCGCTCGGCGAAGATACCGACGACATTCTGACGGAGCTGGGAGTGGCGCGGGTGGAGATCCTCGAACTGCGGCGGGACGGCGTGATTTGAAACGCTGCGCCGGCGCGGCGCAAGGCGGATTCGGGAGGCCCAAGATGAACGAGTATTTCAAGCTGGAAAAGCAGGACGGTGTCGCGACCCTGACTTTTGATCGCGACGAGAAGCGCAACCCGCTGAATGAGCACAGTATTGCAGAGCTCGAAGCTAACCTTATCGCGGTGCGCAGCGATGCCGACGTGCGCGCACTGTTGATTACCGGCACGGGGCGCGCCTTTTGCGCCGGCGCGGACATCTCGCGGCTCAAGGGCGTCAGTGATCCGGCGGAGCGCCATCGGCTGTTCAGCACAGCCTCGCCGCGGGCGCGGCAGGTTTTGCGCCGCACCTTGGCGATGCTGAAGGATATCGAGCTGCCGACGGTCTCGGCGGTCAACGGATTCGCGGTCGGCGGCGGATGGTTTCTCGCGCTCGCGTGCGATCTGCGGATCGCCGTCGAGGGTGCCGAATTCTGGCTGCCGGAGGTCGATCTGGGCGCGCCCGGACCGCGCGGACCCGAGCAATGGATGGCGGCTCACGTCGGCGCCGCGCGCGCCAAGGAGATCACCTTTACCTGCCGTCACTTCAAGGCTGACGAGCTTTATCAATGGGGACTGTTGAATCGCGTGGTCAAGCGCGAAGAGCTGATGCCGGTCGCGCTTGAGCTGGCGCGCAGTCTGGCGGCGAAAAACCACGCGGCGATTGTGCAGGCGAAGGCGCAGATCAATGGATTCTTCCTGGAGTAACTCTGGTCGAGGTAATCGCGATGCCGGATAATTTTCGCTTCGAACAGGACGGGCCGGTCACGGTCATCACCTTCAATCGTCCCGAGCGGCGCAACTGCCTGAATCTCGAAGTGCTGGGCGAGTTGGAGGATTTGATTTTTCGCGTGCGCGCGAATCGTGAGACTCGGGTGATGATCGTCACCGGCACGGGCGCAGCTTTTTCGGCCGGCGCCGATATGTCGAGCTTCAAAGGGATTACTGACCCGGCCGAGCGTGTGCGCCAGTTCGCCTCGCGCAGCGGACAAGCGCCGCGAGTGATCGGGCGTATTTTCGACACCATCCTGCGGCTCGACTGCATGACGATCGGCGCGGTCAACGGCTATGCAGTCGGCGGGGGATGGGCGTTAGCGGCGGGGCTGGATTTCCTGATCGCGGCGGAAGGCGCGCAATTCTGGGTGCCCGAAGTGGAACTTGGCGTGCCCTTCAGGGGCGGCCCCGCAGAAGTATTGGCGAAACGACTGGGACCGTGGCGCGCCAAGGAGGCGATGATTCTCTGTCGCCGCTACACGGCGTCCGAACTGTTGACGATGGGTCTGGTCAACGAAGTCACGCCGGCGGCGGAGTTGATGAACGCGACCCGCCGTCTCGCCGAGCGGCTGTTGGCGCTGCCGGAGAAGGCCGTCTACCGCACCAAGCATGCCATCGACGGAGTTTTCGTCGGCCCCCGGCTGTACTGATTAGTATCGACAAAATCCCGTCGTGGGAGTAAGAATCCACAACGCAGTGATGCACCTCTGCGGGAGGTAATCCAATGATCAAACCTGATCGAATCGGCCACGTCGTGATCAAAGTTCGCGACATCGAGCGGTCGAAGAAGTTCTACACCGAGGTCCTGGGCCTACAGCAGATGATGGAGCTGCCGCAGCTCAAGATGGCGTTTTTCGCCAGCAACGGCCGCGACCATCATGAGATTGCCTGCGTTGAAGTCGGGGCGGACGCCATGGGCAATCAGCCCAATCAGATCGGCCTGGTGCATATCGCCTTTCGGCTGCGCGACGAAGCTCATCTGCAGGCCGCCTACAAGGAACTCAAGGCGAATGACGCGACGATCAACTTCACGGTTGACCACGGGATCACGCGAAGCATCTATTTCCGCGATCCCGACGGCAACCAGCTCGAAGTTTATCGCGACGCTACGCCAGAAGAACTCGCGCGCAACAAGAGCAACAAGTACCTGGGGATGGACAAGCTCGACTTCGCGCCCGAAGAGCGCGGTATCGCGGAGGCTTTCGCCGCCCGCGAAGTGATGAGCTAAACACTAGCGGAGCGCGGTTGCCGAGCGGAGCGAGCAGGCGAGTCTGCGAGCTGCGTCAAAATTCTTGATCAGCGGAGCGCGGTTGCCGGCCCCTAGGGAAGCGAAGCGAAACGAGCAAACGAGTGCGCGAGGTGCGTTCAGATAGCGTCCGATCAGGCGAGTCTTTATCTTGGCCGCGCGTCGCAGACTCCGCCGCCCCCCGGAGCTGCGTCAAAATTCTTGATCAGCGTAGCGCGGCGCGGCCAGCCGCGGTTCCGGCGAGCCGGCCGAATACGGAGCCGGACATCAATCCGGTCCCGCCTGGATAGTTAAAGTAGAAGAGGCCGCCGACGAGTTCGCCCGCGGCGTACAGCCCGCGAATCGGGACGCCGTCGGTATTGATCACCGCGCCGTCTTCATCAATCCGCAGGCCGCCGAAGGTGAAGGTGATGCCGCAGGTGACGGCGTAAGCCTCGAAAGGCGGCGTGTCGAGCGTATTCGCCCAGTTGCTTTTTTCGAGCGTGAGGCCGCGCGTGCAGCGTCCGTCCTTGATGTTCGGATTGAACGGAACCTCCGTGCGCACCGCGGAATTATAGGCTCCGACCTCGGCGAGAAATCCTGGACCGTCGACGTCTTCGAGTTTGCGTGCGAGCGCCTCGAGGGTTTCCGCGCTGACCCGGGTCACCCGTTTGAGCCGGTATTCGTCGCGCAGCAGATGGGTCACCTTATGATCGAAAATCTGCCAGGCGAACTGGGCGGGCTGCTCGAGGATCGCGCGGCCGTATTTCGCGTAGGTGTAGTTGCGGAAGTCCGCGCCCTCATCGACGAAGCGTCGCCCCAGCGCATTCACCATGATGCCGAAGGGATAGCTGTGCTTCTGAAAGCCGTCGCCGACGCTGAGATCGCCAAACTCCGGCGCGTTGCGATCCCAGCCCACGGCATGGCATCCGGACCAGTTGCCGGCCGGCATCGCCGCGGCCGCGAGCGCCATCGCGATACCGTCGCCGGTGTTGAAACGGGTGCCACGCACTTTCGCGAGGTCCCAGCCCGGGCCGAGATAGCGCGTGCGCCACTCAGCGTTGGCCTCGAAGCCGCCGGAAGCGAGGACGACGGCGCGCGCGTCAAGCACGGCCGCGCGGCCTTGCATGCGTATAGCGACGCCACGGACGCCGTTATCGGAGATCATCAGCTCGCGCGCGCGGCTGGCGTAAAGCACTGCGATTCCGGCGCGGGCCGCGATCGCGTAAAGCGAATCAACCAGTCCGGGGCCACCGCCCCAAGCCTCGACCGTCAGGCCGCCCCAGAACTTGAAACGCCCATCGACCTTGAAGGCCTGCCGTCCATAAATCGGGACAAAACGGATTCCGCGCGCGCGCATCCAGAGCATCGTGTCGAAGCTCTGCGTTACTAAGGTCTCCGCGAGTTGCGGGTCGGTCCGATACTGCGTGACGCGACAGAGATCGTCGTAGAACTGATCCTGTGGATAGGCGCCGAAGTCGGTCTGAGATTTTTCCTCGTCGCTCAGATCCGGCATCAGGCGCGTCAAGTCCTCGACACCGTTGTATGCGACCCGCATCGCGCCCGCGGTGAAGCGCGAGTTGCCGCCGCGCTCGGCCTCCGGCGCAGCCTCCAGGATCAGAACCGAAGCGCCACTCTCGCGCGCCGCGAGCGCTGCGCACAGTGCCGCGTTGCCGCCGCCCACTACGATCACGTCATACGCGGTCGTCATGAATCCAAAGTTCCATCCTGCACGCCGAGCGGTCAAGCCGGTGTATCAAACGCGCGTAGAGCATTTTTGTCGCGTTGTGGTTGTGCGATATTTGATGCGGCGTCAGCGCGATATTCTGAGTCGCGCGCGACGCGCTCGGAGGGTGCGTGGCAGCTTATGATGTGATCGTGGTTGGCGCCGGTAACGCCGCGCTCTCGGCAGCGGTCGCAGCGTGCGAAGCGGGCGCTGCGAAGGTGCTCGTGCTCGAGAAGGCTGCAGAGGAGTTGCGCGGGGGCAATACCTATTACAGCGGCGGCCTGCTGCGCATCGCTTTCAACCAGGCCGCCGAGATTCTCCGCCTGGCGCCGCAGGCAGATGAGTTGCCGGGCTTCATCGAGGGGCTCGAAGCTTATCCACAGGAGGCTTTCTGGGCCGACCTGCGCCGTATGACCAGCGATCGGACTGATCCCGAGCTCGCGGAAACCCTCATTTCGCAATCCTACCCGACCGCCTTGTGGATGGCGGAAAACGGCATCCGTTTTGAGCCCGCCATCTCGCTCGGCGCGGTGCGGGTTGGCGGCGCGATCAAATGGCCGAAAGGCGCAATTCTGCGCGCCGCGAATGAAGGCGTCGGGCTGTCACGGATGTGGTTTGCGCGCGCCGGAAAAAGCGGCATCGAAGTCCGCTATCGGAGCGGCGCGATCCGGTTGATGCTCGACAGCCGCGGCCGCGTCTGCGGCGTGGTCATCCGGGATCCCGCCGGACTTCAGGAAGTTGCCGCGCGCGCCGTCGTGCTGGGATGCGGCGGCTTCGAGGCGAACATGGCGTGGCGCGCGCAATACCTCGGCCGCCCGTGGGATCATGCGAAGGTGCGCGGCACCCCGCACAATCAGGGTGACGGCTTGCGGATGGCGCTGGAGATCGGTGCGATGCCGTGGGGACAGTGGAGCGGATGCCACGCGACGCCGATCAATGCCGCGGCACCCGCCTTCGGCGATCGTCAGCTCACCGACAAGACCAACCGCCTATCGTATCTGTATGGTGTGATGATCAATCGTGACGGCCTACGCTTCGTCGATGAGGGCGAAGATCAGGCGCTGTTCACCTACGCCAAATTCGGCGGAGCGATTCTGAATCAGCCCGGCGGCGTGGCCTGGCAAATCTTCGACGCCAGAGTGACCGCGCTGCTCGAACCCCGCTATGCGACCAGCGAGCCGATCGTCGCGGAGCGGCTGGAGGATCTGATCGCTAAGCTGGACGTCGATCAGGCGACCGCGCTCCGGACACTCAACGAATTCAACGCTGCCGCTGGCCGTGGTCGTTTTAATCCGGGCGAGCACGACGGCATGGCGACGCGCGAATTATCGCTGCCCAAATCCAACTGGGCGCAAAAGCTCGAGACGCCGCCGTTTTGCGCCTATCCGGTCACGGGCGGCATCACTTTTTCGTTCGGCGGGTTGAAGATCAACGACCGCGCGCAAGTGATCGCGACCAACTGGGAGCCGATCGCTGGACTGTACGCCTGTGGCGAGATGGTCGGGGGCCTGTTTCACAACAACTATCCGGGTGGTTCGGGACTGATGTCGGGCGCGGTCTTTGGCCGGATCGCCGGGACGTCGGCGGCGCGCGATCAAAGGTAACAAACTCCGCGATTATTTCTCTCCGCGGGATATTCCCTGGCGACGGCCGCGTTTACGCCGGACTGAGTACCCTCGAACAGATCGGGACGTCAGGCAGCGCCGGCGCGGCTCGGCTTTAGCGAGCGCACCGCTTCGGCGTCGCCCTCCTCGTGCAGCCTTATGCGGGCATCCTTGATCATGTAATAGCCCATCGAAGCCGTCCACATAAAATAGGTTCCGAACAGTGTCCAGAACGAGATGAGGCCGTTCCACGCCAGCGGACCCGTCTTGAAGAACGGCATCGCGGTAAGTGGAATAAAGCTGAGGCCCGTGAATATCGCCCAACCGCTTACCCAACGCGGAAAGACCGGACGCGCACTCTGGTCTGCTAGCCCGACCAGACCGGCGGCGATCGCCTGCAGCGAAGTTACCGCATAGGTGATGTTGAACAGGATGAAACCCAGGTCGTTGAGAGTACGAATCGTGTTCGGATCCATATCCGGGCGGAAAGCCGCAGTGGCCCAGATCGCCGGACAGAACATCAGAACCCAGGCGGTCAGTATGCCGCCGCTGAGTTGAATGATCGTCAGAACCGGGCTCGAGCCCTCGATCCGCCGCATGACGACGGTGAGCTGAGCGGTCCACGGAATCCACAGCACCGCTATCAGCGCGGCCATGCTGTTGCCGAAAAGGATCGAGTTATGATGGAGCGCAAAGTAGCCGGCAAATTCCGGCCCGGTCAGGTTCGGCGAAGCCGGCGGCAGATTGTGTCCGAAGACACCCCAGAAGATCGTAAAAAGAGCCTCGAACAGAAAACCACTCGAGGCGGCGATCAACTGATATTTGAGATTCTGCTTCGTCGTCATTTCCACTAGCTCTCCCGCGGTTTATGGAACTCGGCGCCCAAAGAGTTTCTCCAAATGATTTCGCGCCATTGGAGGCAATCGCCTCTGTTGAGTGGAGCAATACTCCAACAAGACAAAAAAGCAAGTCCCGTCGGGAGAAAGTTTTCTCGCTCTGAATCTGTACGCAGCTCGCGGACTCGCCTGCTCGCTTCGCGCGGCAACCGCGCTCCACTAGTGTTTCTCAGTATTTACCGCCGAGTTTGGCGTGGTCCCAACTCGAGATTTTTTGCGGCACGATCTTGAGCAGGACGCGTTTCGGCGCGCTGCCGGAGGCGGCTCGCGGCGCGGCGCCGCCAGGCTGCTCGCCGGCCAGTTCGCGCATCGTGCGGGCGACGACCTCCGCATCTTCGATCAGCTCGCACATCCCGCGGATCATTACGCCGCGCAGCTCGGCGTAAGACTGCCCGCTCTCGACCATAACTGCGACCTTCGGATTGCGGCGGATATTAAGGACTTTCTGCGCCTTGCCGTAGGAGGTCATATAGATGAAGCCATCTTTAGCGAGATAGTTCATCGCGACCACGTGCGGAAAGCCGTCATTGCCGATCGTCGCGAGCGCGGCCTTGCGCGGCTGCCGGAGAAACTCGCTCTGCTCATCCGCGGTCAATTGGATCTGTTGTCGTCGGTTCATTTCGTGACCTTTTTC
Encoded here:
- a CDS encoding VOC family protein; the protein is MIKPDRIGHVVIKVRDIERSKKFYTEVLGLQQMMELPQLKMAFFASNGRDHHEIACVEVGADAMGNQPNQIGLVHIAFRLRDEAHLQAAYKELKANDATINFTVDHGITRSIYFRDPDGNQLEVYRDATPEELARNKSNKYLGMDKLDFAPEERGIAEAFAAREVMS
- the tcuA gene encoding FAD-dependent tricarballylate dehydrogenase TcuA, which codes for MAAYDVIVVGAGNAALSAAVAACEAGAAKVLVLEKAAEELRGGNTYYSGGLLRIAFNQAAEILRLAPQADELPGFIEGLEAYPQEAFWADLRRMTSDRTDPELAETLISQSYPTALWMAENGIRFEPAISLGAVRVGGAIKWPKGAILRAANEGVGLSRMWFARAGKSGIEVRYRSGAIRLMLDSRGRVCGVVIRDPAGLQEVAARAVVLGCGGFEANMAWRAQYLGRPWDHAKVRGTPHNQGDGLRMALEIGAMPWGQWSGCHATPINAAAPAFGDRQLTDKTNRLSYLYGVMINRDGLRFVDEGEDQALFTYAKFGGAILNQPGGVAWQIFDARVTALLEPRYATSEPIVAERLEDLIAKLDVDQATALRTLNEFNAAAGRGRFNPGEHDGMATRELSLPKSNWAQKLETPPFCAYPVTGGITFSFGGLKINDRAQVIATNWEPIAGLYACGEMVGGLFHNNYPGGSGLMSGAVFGRIAGTSAARDQR
- a CDS encoding pyridoxamine 5'-phosphate oxidase family protein, with product MNRRQQIQLTADEQSEFLRQPRKAALATIGNDGFPHVVAMNYLAKDGFIYMTSYGKAQKVLNIRRNPKVAVMVESGQSYAELRGVMIRGMCELIEDAEVVARTMRELAGEQPGGAAPRAASGSAPKRVLLKIVPQKISSWDHAKLGGKY
- a CDS encoding enoyl-CoA hydratase/isomerase family protein, whose amino-acid sequence is MNEYFKLEKQDGVATLTFDRDEKRNPLNEHSIAELEANLIAVRSDADVRALLITGTGRAFCAGADISRLKGVSDPAERHRLFSTASPRARQVLRRTLAMLKDIELPTVSAVNGFAVGGGWFLALACDLRIAVEGAEFWLPEVDLGAPGPRGPEQWMAAHVGAARAKEITFTCRHFKADELYQWGLLNRVVKREELMPVALELARSLAAKNHAAIVQAKAQINGFFLE
- the tcuA gene encoding FAD-dependent tricarballylate dehydrogenase TcuA, producing the protein MTTAYDVIVVGGGNAALCAALAARESGASVLILEAAPEAERGGNSRFTAGAMRVAYNGVEDLTRLMPDLSDEEKSQTDFGAYPQDQFYDDLCRVTQYRTDPQLAETLVTQSFDTMLWMRARGIRFVPIYGRQAFKVDGRFKFWGGLTVEAWGGGPGLVDSLYAIAARAGIAVLYASRARELMISDNGVRGVAIRMQGRAAVLDARAVVLASGGFEANAEWRTRYLGPGWDLAKVRGTRFNTGDGIAMALAAAAMPAGNWSGCHAVGWDRNAPEFGDLSVGDGFQKHSYPFGIMVNALGRRFVDEGADFRNYTYAKYGRAILEQPAQFAWQIFDHKVTHLLRDEYRLKRVTRVSAETLEALARKLEDVDGPGFLAEVGAYNSAVRTEVPFNPNIKDGRCTRGLTLEKSNWANTLDTPPFEAYAVTCGITFTFGGLRIDEDGAVINTDGVPIRGLYAAGELVGGLFYFNYPGGTGLMSGSVFGRLAGTAAGRAALR
- a CDS encoding CoA transferase; translated protein: MSRPLEGLRVIEVAQIYAGPYCGLQLAHFGAEVIKIEPPGEGEFLRMRPPNAHGANAGFLMLNPGKKSVTLNLKAPRGRELLLRLLAGADVLVENYAAGVLERLGFSYDDLAARFPRLIYASCKGYGADSRWANLGAMDFTVQAASGIIDMTGYADRPGVRATAALIDTSAGMHLVAGIMAALIERGRSSRGRKVEVAMLDVCVPAVNGMIASALDGNPLPRLANRHPSACPSNTYAAADGEILIYCLTEDHWRRFARLMDRADLLDEPRYCDHQGRYQIIDEVDELVGAWVAPRKRDELVDLLIEHGIPCAPVRTITEVATDEELKLRGLLRIGEFAGHGEVNVLGSAIKLSGEAGASDKLRVPALGEDTDDILTELGVARVEILELRRDGVI
- a CDS encoding enoyl-CoA hydratase/isomerase family protein codes for the protein MPDNFRFEQDGPVTVITFNRPERRNCLNLEVLGELEDLIFRVRANRETRVMIVTGTGAAFSAGADMSSFKGITDPAERVRQFASRSGQAPRVIGRIFDTILRLDCMTIGAVNGYAVGGGWALAAGLDFLIAAEGAQFWVPEVELGVPFRGGPAEVLAKRLGPWRAKEAMILCRRYTASELLTMGLVNEVTPAAELMNATRRLAERLLALPEKAVYRTKHAIDGVFVGPRLY